Below is a genomic region from Cyanobacteriota bacterium.
GCGCCCTGCCAATAGCCGTTGCCTGGGCTTGGGGCGAACTGGACGGTTGAGATAAATTACATCGGGCTGCCAAGCCGACAAGTAGTGGATGTAGGTACGTTGCTCTTGCTCTGACCACGGCGCTACAATCATCGTTTGCAGGCTCAGCTTGCCGTGATAGCGTTGCCGAAACTGCTGAATTCCCGTGCAGAACAGTGGCCAATCGATGGGGAAAAAAGGCCGAGAGATACGCTGGAAGCGATCAGGCGTAACAGCATCTACTTTGACCGAGACTTCTGTGGCTGCATATAGCTCTTGTTGAACACTGGCATCCCTTAGCAGTGTACCGTTGGTCAGCACAATTAACGGGCGATCGCTCATGGATTGAATTTCTGTCAAAATAGCCCCTAAATTAGCTGCTAGCGTCGGTTCACCGCTACCACTGAGGGTAATAGCATCAATGGTTGACCAGTTCCACCCTAATAGGGCATCCATAATTACCGCTGTAGGCACAAACAGTTGGCGGGTGATACTAGGGTGCTCAATGTTACCTAACTGACAATAAACACAGTGAAACGAACAAGTGGAGACTGGGCCAATAGCATCGATGCCTAACGAT
It encodes:
- a CDS encoding radical SAM protein, with product MTMQTFSPVYGPVQSWRYGRSLGIDAIGPVSTCSFHCVYCQLGNIEHPSITRQLFVPTAVIMDALLGWNWSTIDAITLSGSGEPTLAANLGAILTEIQSMSDRPLIVLTNGTLLRDASVQQELYAATEVSVKVDAVTPDRFQRISRPFFPIDWPLFCTGIQQFRQRYHGKLSLQTMIVAPWSEQEQRTYIHYLSAWQPDVIYLNRPVRPKPRQRLLAGRENLTTAPNALWFKPVADARLHQFATAITEQTGIPVRCAPILRE